A portion of the Tiliqua scincoides isolate rTilSci1 chromosome 3, rTilSci1.hap2, whole genome shotgun sequence genome contains these proteins:
- the LOC136646067 gene encoding hemoglobin subunit beta-2-like — protein MVHWTAEEKQIITSLWCRVDVGNVGAETLGCMLSVYPWTQRFFADFGNLSSASAICGNPRVKAHGKKVLTSFGEAVKNLDNIKGTFAKLSELHCDKLHVDPENFKLLGNILLIVLASHFGKEFTPACHATFHKLVHVVAHGLAHRYH, from the exons ATGGTGCACTGGACCGCCGAGGAGAAGCAGATCATCACCAGCTTATGGTGCCGGGTGGATGTGGGCAACGTTGGTGCCGAGACCCTTGGCTG catgctCTCGGTGTACCCCTGGACCCAGAGGTTCTTTGCCGATTTTGGGAACCTCTCCAGCGCCAGCGCCATCTGCGGCAACCCCCGGGTGAAGGCTCATGGCAAGAAGGTGCTCACCTCCTTCGGGGAGGCCGTCAAGAACCTGGACAACATCAAGGGCACCTTTGCCAAGCTGAGTGAGCTGCACTGTGACAAGCTGCATGTGGATCCTGAGAACTTCAAG CTCCTGGGCAACATTCTGCTGATTGTCCTGGCTTCccactttggcaaggagttcaccCCAGCCTGCCATGCAACCTTCCACAAGCTGGTCCACGTGGTGGCCCATGGCCTGGCCCACCGGTACCACTGA